acagagagacaggcaacaACACTGGGGTTAGACGGCCGGAGAACGACTGACTTTAATGACAACTGCATTATGCTATACCAATGAAGTCATCTATTAGGGAGAGGACGGACTGGCGGAAGTAGATcgatacagacacaaacatggaGGTGATAATGAGGGACGTTATCAGCGTCCAGCAGGTGAGCTCAGAGCTGCGGGAgatgaggaccagggctgggctTGAGGGGTTCCTACAGAGCTGGGTCTGTATATGACCTACTGTGGTTCAGCTACTGTGACAGCCGAGGGACACTGTTCAGGAACTGCGTGCCGAGCACTCCTGTCGAATGGCTTGAAAGCAGCGTCGGAGCTTACATAGACCTGGCTCCTCACCGCACACAGGTTTGAGAGGAGAAATATCTGCCACATGCAGATTCTCCTGCCTGGTTACACCTTTCATCAGTTCATATCTATGTCCCATTTATTAATTTAACCCATTTACCCCCCCAAAAACTTGATTTTGGCATGGTCTTTGAACCAGtcagtgtaaaatgtatgttAACGTATCTTGgtgtctaaatgtaaaaaagTGAATAATCTGCAGGCACTCACATGTGGGAACAGGTAAGATGACGGAGGTGAAGTTGCTTGGCAGCTCGATGTGTATCCCTAGCATGTCTTGGGtcagggtgggggctggggctggggcgggTGGGAACACCAGCACATCAGGAGGAGAGCCtgcagagtgaggcaggggaAAAGATTCGGAACGTGCTCAACATTGTCCTCGATGTCTCACTGTACAGACACCATACCCATCCCAGACCTGACACACATCCTAGATAACCACGCCACTCTTATGGAAATGAGCAGCACGCCAAAACTCGGGGCCTGTTCCAACTGCTCCCCTGATCACCTCAGGATCCACTGGCCTCAATATCGGACGACCACAACGCCACAGCCCAGTATCCAAGAGGTATCCAGGAGAACGCGAGAGGGTCTTACCCGTATGAGAGCCGTGCCCCACgaccgccccctcccccagcagcatCTCCTGCAGCAGGCTGTCCACCCTGGTCTCCCCCAGGAGCCGGGCCAGCTGCAGAGTCTCCACCATGTGCCAGGCCACGCTCTGCAGGGGGGGCAGCATGAGTAGCAGCTCCCCGAAGCGCCCCCTCTGTTCACAGGTGGCCTCGTCCAGGAGCACCTGGACCTGGAAACGCAGCTGACGCACCACCTGGGGGCTTTCCAGACCCGGGCAGtctggcatacacacacacacacacacacacatgcatatatacatatgcacgcacacacacatatacatttatacgtacacatacatacacacacgcacagacagacacatatacatacacagacacggacaaacacacacacacagagacacaagcacatacattaTTGAttcacaaacaaataaataaatagaagcTACAGAAGCATTATTGGCACTAAGGGTTGGTTAGAAGTTAAAGATTTGGGTCATTGGAGGACAGTACTGGGAGCAGATGTGTTTATGTCTGTCGCAGACAGGGTGGACTGTTACTTTGCTAGTCATGCCAGTTTGTCTCCTGGCCCTCTGGCCTGACTCTGGCGCTATAATCACTGGCCATAAAgcccagcagccagccagccggccagcaagccagccagccacctcaacctactagccagccagccagtcagactgGGTTCCAGCCAGCCTAGACCACTAATATGAATAGCTTTCCCAGGAGCACGGTAAAACACCACCGCCTAAACAAACCAGTAGGTGCCAAGAACAAAGAGTGGGAGAGTCCCCTTGAGAGAGCAACCAACATTTCAAAAGGTTCCTGGCAAACTCTTCTCCCTTgtctgaaagagagagtcagggaggaggGCCGACCTCTAGTGACCTGCGGACCAACCGACCTGGGGCGAAGAACACGATGGTTCTGAGGCAGGCGAACTCGCTGTCTGTGATGTTGAGCTCTCGGAGAGGCCTGACCAACTCCTCCAGGATGCGTGCTGCTACTCTGCAAATTTCCACCTCCGGACTATTCACCGGAATCACAAAGTCATTACCTGAGGAGAAGACAAATGGAGTCCAATCAAGTCATACGCAATAAAAGTACTTACTAAAGTATGTTGATGTTCATCATTTACTATAAGTGTGACAGATGCATCACATCCCAGTTAAACTTAGTCCAGTACATCAGGCTGAAAACATGAGGGGGGGGGTAAGCACTGTGTTCGTATTGAAAGGTCCTTGAACTGATCTCTTTCTCGGGGTCTCACCTAGGAGGATGATGTCATCGTAGGCCAGGGAGCGTCGAGCCACCCCCAGGATGAGGTGTTCTGCAGAGTGTGCTCGCAACAGAGctacctgcacacagacacagcatggACAACGAGGCTACAAAGACTGCTGGTTTCAACAAAGTATGCTAAGAAGTGGACCCCAAACGACACAAGGACAGCTGGCAAGGCAACCATCTACTGATCTACCTGTTCAAGCCAAACACCGTATCCTAGCGACAGAACAATCCATGAGTAACTCAGCTGTCTGCAGCCACATAGCAGGATGCCACGCAGGGCTAGTAAGACCGAGCGTCAAAGCTCTGTTGCTTGTCCGTACCCTGTCGTCCATGGGGAGGCTGCAGAAGTCGGGGATGCGCTTAGCCCACTCCACCagcaggaggagctgctgcttcATGGACTCGCACACGTCCCCCACCTGGGCCATCTTCTTGGTGTTGATGTCACAGCTCATAGGTGAGGTCAGGGCTGAGAACTGAGAGTGGCACACCGTAATGAGAGGCTGCACTGTGGCCAAAGGTGTGGCTGTAATGTGGGAATGAACTGAGATGGATAGGGGAGGTGGTAGTggaggtgctggtgtgtgtgtggggggggagtgtgaggtGAGGGCAGCTGTGACAGTCGTGAAGGGCAGAGCAGGCAGAGGCAAGTCGGGGAAGGTATTGCACTGTGACAAGAGACATTCCTAAtcattaagagagagagagtgtgggagaggagAAATGGAGGTCTCTCTCGCTTTGTCTCTCTTGCTGTCCACAATGCTGCTGAAAGTTGATTACAGCCCTGAGGCACTCTCACTGCCTATTTTTAGAGAGATACCGAAGTCTTACCAATGGAAAACAGACCGGTCTCATTTTGTGGTTCATTTGTCAATCATCCAATTAATTTCAGCACATTCCTTTCACATGCAAAAAGAAGATATCTGGTTGTTATTATGCATTTGAAGCCAATTGAACACTGGCACACAATCCCAGCCCCGGCACCGCAATTAAATAGGCTGTGATCAGATGGAGGGAGTCTCTCTGGGCAATTTTGCAATTTCAAAGAAGTAACTGAATCCAGGCAGCCGCTCCAATCTCCAGGGAGGGGTAATGGCCGTCTGTCTAAAGTGCAGCCTGTATCCTCGAATCCATCTCTAGCCTTTATCTGAGCACTTCTCAGAAGTAGATAAGGGAGTGCTCTCTGAGCTGGATGGGAAACGGGGGCCCGGGCAGTACTTTGAGGCTGTAACACAAGTATGGGGGAGAAGAGGATGCTTTGGGTGGCTGCGGGGTACCTGGTGGCCGCTGGCAGCCTCGGCCTGCAGCAGCATGCTGATGGACAGggtgccccccccctgcccctcgacCCTGCGGCTGCTGATGCGGTCGCGCTCGTTCTGAACagctgagggggggagagaggggttatCGGGAGGTGTCAGGAAAGAACAAGGTAACATGTATGATGTATTTatctgtatatatatgtgtagaTATACATGGACACAATCATGAAACATGATTGCCTGTTATTGAATTGAATTCAATAACAGGCAATATTCAAAATGGATCCCGAAGGAAATTCAAGCCTTTAGCCGTGACTTGCACCCGTAAACATGTTTCTCAAatgttgaacaatggattttggtgttttaaaaacccaccgacactgtatgactatgtttagcctgtgttctgctcctctctctcaccaaccgtttctggaggaggggatccctctctgaattgctcctcccagagttttttgggagtttttccttgtcttccgtgagggtttaggttggttgaggggcagttctatgggcatatgtgaagccctctgtgacatgcttgcgtgtaaaaagggctatacaaataaatttgatttgatttgatttgtctaATTTGTCTCATTGTAAGGGAAAGAGCTGTCCTCTCTCAACCAGATGTGAGAAGAGAATTCCTACATTTTGTTCAATTCCTCCTaattcactctctcactcttcctcttaAGTGTTACCTGCACTACATACACCACGCATCTCTAAAACCAACATTCCAAAACCTACTGTGATACATTGTTAGGCAAAGGAGTGTGTGTTCGTACATCATTTGGAGTGTGTCCAGCAGAGCACCCAGTCTCAAAGTGACCCAGGCTTTCTCAGTGCCATTAGAGGGAGAGCAGGCGGCCTGGATGACCTCAGCCTGATTCCAGTCTGCCCCCACAAAGTCAGACAACAAGCCCCAGTCTCCAAGCAATCAGTCATCACTGCTGTCCTCTCAGTGGCCAATCAGAAGCCTATTAATCaaactggagcaggagagagagagagagacagtctctGCGTGGCTCGGTGGGATGATGTCACAAATGAGTTCTCTATGGAACATCAGTTAGCTGATAGATTGGACTTGACTCAGGACAGTTGTTTGGGGGATGTAAAAATAATAGCTGGTTAAGAGTGGTCTGTTCGAGTGAGATGCAATTTGTTCCCCTTCCTTTTATAGAGTACGCAAGAGCATTTGACATCAAAGACTTTGCAGTTAGGGCTGATTCCGTT
The window above is part of the Osmerus mordax isolate fOsmMor3 chromosome 13, fOsmMor3.pri, whole genome shotgun sequence genome. Proteins encoded here:
- the hnf4b gene encoding hepatic nuclear factor 4, beta, which codes for MKMTGNVLDLDSSDYSPSLDPSYTLLEFDNLRVFPVESAMAEPLQPEPSPQPTHANGGLCSICADRATGKHYGASSCDGCKGFFRRSVRKNHAYTCRFSRQCVVDKDKRNQCRYCRLRKCFRAGMRKEAVQNERDRISSRRVEGQGGGTLSISMLLQAEAASGHQFSALTSPMSCDINTKKMAQVGDVCESMKQQLLLLVEWAKRIPDFCSLPMDDRVALLRAHSAEHLILGVARRSLAYDDIILLGNDFVIPVNSPEVEICRVAARILEELVRPLRELNITDSEFACLRTIVFFAPDCPGLESPQVVRQLRFQVQVLLDEATCEQRGRFGELLLMLPPLQSVAWHMVETLQLARLLGETRVDSLLQEMLLGEGAVVGHGSHTGSPPDVLVFPPAPAPAPTLTQDMLGIHIELPSNFTSVILPVPTSLPMVPLVPTQPDTEVYSLREGVDMPTESAHGMAMATLHSCL